A window of Candidatus Hydrogenedentota bacterium genomic DNA:
CTGGCCGCGCCGCTGGCGGACGGCACCACCCTGACCGTGCCCGTGGCCGCGTCGCGCTCCGTCTCGGGGGACCGCCTCACCCTGCGCGGCGCGGCGTTCCGCCTCGAGGAGAATCCGGCGCACTATTTGACGGCCAACGCGGGGGTGCCCATGGCGGGGCCCGCCGTGTCCGCATCCGCCGCCGCGCCCGCGCCCGCCCCCGTTCCCGCCGCCCCGCGGCCCGCAACGGCCGGGGGCGGGCTGGTCAACCTGAACACGGCCCCGCAAAGTGAAATCGAGACCCTGCCCGGCATCGGCCCCGTGCTGGCCGGGCGCATTGTCGCCCAGCGCGACGCCCGCCCCTTCCGCAGCGTGGAAGAGGTGGCCGAGGTGCCGGGCATCGGCCCCAAACGACTGGAGGCCATGCGCCCCCTGGTGACTGTGCAATAATAGCCCGAAGCCGGGGAAACGGCTCCGGCCCGCAACACGGAGGACTCCGCCATGCTCACCGCACTCGTCTTTCTTGCCGCATCCCTTTCCGCAGGAGAGTGGGACGCCCGCCTGGCCACCCTGTCCTTCCAGGTGGACCGCCTCGAGGCGGTCACCGTGGCGGAGGGGCTGGAATCTGAAAAGGCGGGGCGCGTCGCCGCGCTTCGCGAACTGCTCGCCAAGGGCGCGGACAGCACGGAGTCGTTCAACGCCCTCTACATGGAAATTGACGCGGCGCGGACCTGGCTGCTCGCGAACAGC
This region includes:
- a CDS encoding ComEA family DNA-binding protein codes for the protein MLFSPNRLLTSKEQWLLVLVAAALLLGTVSLFWYGRRAAGRALAETPAPAAVQAAETPPPPAPSPAPDPAPETPPTPAAAKETPPPPAPEPKPIAVAIRGGVRRGGLFRLPPGSRVADLIMEAGGAIGDADVSGLNLAAPLADGTTLTVPVAASRSVSGDRLTLRGAAFRLEENPAHYLTANAGVPMAGPAVSASAAAPAPAPVPAAPRPATAGGGLVNLNTAPQSEIETLPGIGPVLAGRIVAQRDARPFRSVEEVAEVPGIGPKRLEAMRPLVTVQ